The genomic interval ATTCTTCTGGTAGGCTCGTTTCTCGGCATAAAATTCTGCCATTGCACTTTTCAACATTTCTTGTGCTTTTGGAGTCAAACTTAAAGATTTTAAAGCATTTTCAACATCATTACTCCATAATTGAGCGCAAAAAATTAAACAACAAAACAAAATCCGCATAAATATCCTAAAAAAGTTAAAGTATAAAATTATAAAAGCGTCATAATAAAGCTACACTTAAAAACTAGATTGTCCTTGCAAATACATTTACCAAATATTTATTTTTGTAATTTAAAATATTGTAGCGGTTTTTTAACAAAAATTTCTTTTAGGATATTCAATGGATTATTTAGGATTCCCCCTACATACAATTGCTGTCTTTACAATCTTTGTCATTATTGCACTTTGTATTGATTTTCTAGGACACAAAGACAAAACTACGAACTTGAAATCTGCTAGTATTTGGTCTATTTTTTGGGTTTTTATCTCTATTCTTTTTGGTTTATTTGTGTATTATGAACACGGCAAAGAAATGGCTTCTTTATTTTTCGCAGGCTATATCTTAGAAAAATCCTTATCTGTGGATAATCTTTTTGTCATCATGGCTATCTTTTCTTGGTTTAAGATTCCCCAAGAATATAGACACAGAGTATTATATTTTGGAATTATTGGAGCAATCACCTTCCGCCTCATCTTTGTTGCAATCGGGAGTAGCCTGTTTTTACTTGCTTCGTGGGTGCAGCTTGTCTTTGGCGCAATTATTCTTTGGACTGCATTTGCAATGCTTGGAAAGAGTAATAATAATGAAGAAATAGAGGATTATTCCAACCATTTGGCTTATAAACTTGTTTATAAATATTTTTCAGTTTTTCCAAAAATTGTTGGACATCATTTTTTTATTAGCAGAAAAACACTTGCACTTAAGCTGCAAGAGAATCCAAACATCAAATTTTCAGACAAAGGCTCCATCATCGCAACACCCCTCTTATTATGCTTATGTGTGATAGAAGTGAGTGATATAATGTTTGCCTTTGATAGTGTTCCAGCTGTGATTGCAATCTCACAAGAGCCGTTAATTATTTATTCCGCAATGATTTTTGCTATACTTGGCTTGAGGGCATTATATTTTGTGCTTGAAGCATTGAAGCAATACTTAATCTATTTAGAAAAAGCTGTGATTGTCTTGCTCTTTTTCATTGCCATTAAAATCCTATGCAATGCCTTGTATCATATGTTTGGCGTAGGATTTGAGATTCCTCCTCTTGTGAGCTTGTATGTCATTGCGTTTATTTTGTCGGCAGGAATTACCCTTAGTATTTTATTTTCAAAAACTAGAGAATAGGCGAGATTCCCTAGTTTTGTTCTGTTTCTGACTCTTCAGCAGTCTCTAACCATTCTTCTTTGGTAAAAATGACTTCCACTGCTTCCATTAAACTCATCGCAATATCTGCAATAAAAGAGCTATCATTCAGGATTGAAGTTGCATTCGTTGCGCTGATTTTCTCTTCTGCAATGAGATTCTCTACATCTTTCATAATATTTCTGTCAAATTCTTTTGGCATATCTTTCGTTGCTCTAATTTGCTTCAAAATCACATAAGCACTTTCGTCTTTCATTAATTTCAATTCCTCAATACTGCGCAAAAGCTCTCCTAAATCCTTGCGCATTGCATTGTATTGTCCTGCAAGATAAGGATTAGATGAAACGGAATAAACTTTCATATTTGCTTGAATGAGCTTTAAGTTTTTAGTGGCTTCTGCAATATTGCGTATCGCAAGCTTAAAGGAATAAATGCGTTGGTTTTTATCTTCGTCCTCTACATATCTTTGTGCTTTGGTAGAAAACTCCATAATTGCGTCAAATAAGACTTTGATTTTTCTTTTATAAAGGTAATCCAAATCCACATTTCCGCTAAACCATTTTTTTGTTTTTACAATCGTATCAAAGCTTTCTTTGCCGCGAATATCGCTGCGGTTGAAGCCAATCGTGTGCGCAATCATCGCATAAGCATTATTGTATAAGTGCATAGATTCTTTTTGCAAGGCGTCAATGGCGGTATCAGGGTATTCTATGAGGTTTTCATCCAAATACAAAGGAGCGTCCATTTCTCTATCCCGTGGAGCTTTAATCGTTTTATCCAAGAAATATACGATTTGTCGGATAAACAAAGAAATAAAAATCACGCCCACAAGATTAAACAATGTATGAAAAAGCGCAGTTTTAAGGGCGACATTGTCCTCTGAAAGCCCCAAGAAACCCGCTGTAATATTCACTAAATTCACAAAATAAGGAAAAAATGCAATCACGATAATGGCAATACTAAAGTTAAAAATACAATTCGCAATCGCGAGCTTTTTTCCTTCAATATTTGCACTCAAACTCGCAATCACTGCTGTTACAACACCCCCAACACTTGTCCCAAGAGTAGCAGCTAGCGCGTTTTCAAATCCAATCTGCCCACTCACTAATGCAGAAATAATAATCGCCAAAGTTGCGTGGCTACTTTGCACAATCCCTGTCATCAAAGCACCAAGCCCAACAAAAATCACTACGCCCTTAAATCCATCAAAATTAAAACGTGAAAGGTCCATAATCTCCTTATAAGATTCAAAACCTCCCTTAATATAATCTACTCCTAAAAAGAAAAATCCAAGCCCTACAAAGATTAGCCCAATTCCTTTAAAAACTTTATCTTTTTGGAAGTTTAGTACCGTCCCACATACAATAAGTGGAATCGCAAAGATAGAAATATTAATACTTGTCAATCCAACAATCAGCCAAGAGCCCGCACTATTGCCTAAGTTTGCCCCAAAAATAATCCCAATTCCTTGCGCAAGAGTAATCAAGCTTGCAGAAAGAAAAGAGATGGAAATCACAGAAACAAGGGTTGAGGATTGCATTAGCATTGTAGTAGCTACACCAAACACAATACTTTTCAAGCGCGTATCCGTGGATTTTGTCAAAATCTTTTCTAAAAGTCCCCCGCTAAATGATTTGAATCCCGTGCTTAGATTCATCATACCAATCAGCAAAATTGCAACTCCGGCAAGAATTTGTGCGATTTCTGGAAATGCAACCAAAAAATACAGCATTAAGATAATAACAACAATTAAAGAATATCGTTTGAGATTCTGCAACTCTTTCTTCCTTTTTACAATAAAATTAAGCTGTTAATTATAACTAAAAGTTTGACTATTTCTATATTTTTGTTTTCAATATTATTCAGCTAAATCAATAAAAATTCAAAAACTTCATATTTTCCTTAAAAAATAAAATAATTTTTAACCTTTTAGCATTATATTAACAATAATATTTTAAGATAAATCTTTCAAGTCTAAAAAGGAGCGCGAAATGGGACAAGAAGCAAAAAGAATCTTGATAATTGGTGGGGGTTATGGTGGTTTAAAAGTGGCTTTGGGGCTTCAAAGAAAATATCAAGGAAATGCAAAAATTACTTTGATTAGCAAACACGACTATCACTATCAGACAACTTTGTTACATAAAGTAGCAATCGGAACATTAAGTGCAAGAAAAGCAAGAATTTACTATCGCAAGATTTTAAACCCACAAAAAGTAGAATTTATCAAGGATAAAATCACTCGTCTCTGTCCAACAGAAAATAAAGTCATTGGAAATGGCGGAGAATATCCTTATGATATTTTAGTCATTGGACTTGGCTTCAAGCCTGATAATTTTGGAATCGCGGGAGTAGATAAATATGCTTACAAGCTCTCCTCACTCAATGCCGCATTGAAATTAACAAAAAATATTGAAAATAAATTTAAAGAATTCGTGCATACAAAAAACCCAAAAGATTTGCAAATTATTGTGTGTGGCACAGGCTTTACAGGGATTGAATTTGCCGCTGAACTTGCGACACAATTAGAAGAGCTTTGCCTTATCTGCGGAATTGATAGACAAATTCCAAAGGTTACCTGTATCGGACGCTCACCGCATATCCTGCCTGTTTTTAATGAAAATCTTATCCAAACAGCAGAATCCAAACTCAAAGCACTTGGCGTAGAAATTCTATCAAGTGCAACCATTAAGGAGATTAAAGAGGGCAAAGTCATAGTAGAAAAAGAAGGGCAAAAGCAAGAAATCTATGGCAATACAATTATTTGGAGTGCGGGTGTCAAAGGTAGCGACATCGTAGAGAAATCCGAGATTCTAAACAAAAAAGGACGTATTAAAGTCAATCCCCAATTACAATGTGAGGAGTTTCCAAATATCTATGTCGTGGGAGATTGCGCTATCGCTACTGACAAAGATGCTATCCACGCCCCCACTGCACAACTCTCTGCGCAAATGGGAGACTATCTTGCAGAACTCCTCTGTGCAAAACTAGAAAACAAGCTTTTTGCACCTTCTTTTAAATTCAACCATCGTGGCACGGTTTGTTCTATCGGACATACCGATGGTGTGGGGATTGTTTATCACAAAAATGTCAAAGGTGAAATGGCAGCATTTATGAAAAATACGATTGAAAACAAATGGCTTTACAGCATAGGCGGAATGGATATGGTGCTCAAAAAAGGACAATTCCGCTACCGCACAAGCAACTAACCAATATAGAGTTGCGAGTAATTCTGTCATTGCGTCCTTGTGAAACTTGATTTATTAAGTCGTGGCGTGCGTGAAACACTCTCCGCACAAATCCATAATCTGAAATCTCGCAGTTGAATCTTTTTGATTGCTAAAGTTATAGATTCACTTCGTCGCGTTGCTCTTTGCAATGAAAGGTTGTCGTATGTCAATCACAAGCATTGCAATGGCAGAATCCCTTAAGCTTCCTTACCGCGCAATTTTCGCAAATAACTGCGAAAAGCATTCCTCCACGAAATCAAATAATAAAAAATGCTTTTATTTTCTGCTTCAATACCATAGAATCGTTTGAGAGCCAACCAATCATTTGCTTGACAAATAGACAAAAACCCATTATCAGACAAATCTATAATTTTAAGTCTCTCCTTAGAATCAAGGATAAAATTTTCACTCCAAATATCATTAGAAGCCAAGCCATACGAATGGAGTTTGACAATGAGATTTGAAATCTCTTTAAGATAAGGAGTAATATCCCAAAAATTACTTAACTGCGTCCTTTCTATATATTTGTAAATAATATAAGATTCTAACACCTCTGCCCATACCAAGTTTTTTTGATTTTTTCTGCGACGAAGCAAATCTCATTGGTCAAATCACAGCCAAGTTTTTGGGCATTTTCTAAGCAACAACAAGGAAATTGCTTAATGCAACGCGGCATTAAGCTCTATTTTGCGGTTGGAGCGAAATGCAATCATTGCGCCACTTTTAGAATCTTGTCTGAAATGCACACCATTTTTGCCCGATAAATCACGCCCCTTATAGATTCCGCTTTCTTTAATCTCAAAATTTGGATTAATTTCTGCAATCTTTCTTGCTTCCTCTAGCTCAATCTTAAAGATTGTCCCAGCCAAAACTGCGATTCCACCATCTACAATACAACCATCACCCAGACTAATTCCCGTAGAGCTATTTACACCCAAAAGGCAATTTTTGCCGATACTAATTGGCTCACTATTTCCGCCACTTAAAACACCAAGTATGCTAGCCCCACCGCCGACATCGCTCCCCTCACCTACGACAACACTAGAGCTAATGCGCCCTTCATTCATACAAGCACCCATTGCACCAGCATTGAAATTCACATAACTTGCTCCGGGCATTTGTGTATAACCACCTTTGCCAAGATACGCTCCAAAACGGGTTTTTGCGGTATCAAGCAAGCGAATATTATCGTATTGTGGAATCACTTGCATTAAATAACGGGGAAACTTATCCACAAAATCAATCGCAGGGAACTCTCCACGCATTTTAAGTGGAATCTCATTTTCTCGCAACCACTCTAGCTCAAAAGGCACATTGCCACTCCAAGCAACATTACTCAAAAGCCCAAAGATTCCATCTAATTGCAAACTTCTAAGCGGGGCTTTGCCAAGCGAGAGAGCAAGCAGTTTCAAGTATGCGGATTCTACACTTTTGCATTGCGCATCTTGATAAATTGCACAAAATCGGTAGCGAAAATCGCCACTTTCGGTGTAGATTCTGCCCTCTTGTAAGGCGCGTTGTAACTCTAAAAGCACAGAGACATTTTTGTGTGTATTAGGGCTTTCTTGTGTCTCGGCGATATATCCGCCAAAACTCGCTAAAGCCGCAATAATAAAGCCCTCTGTAATCCCAAGCACCAACTCACTTTCGCATTCCTCTAGCACCTCACATTCTTCACGCAAAGATTCAAGAATCGCATAAGCACCGAAATTTTCACCCCAATTTAACACCGGATAAGTTGCCTGTAAAACCTTGCCACTCATTACGCCTACATCTGCATAACAAACCCCAAATCCTAAAGGCTCTTTATAATGTGGTACGCTCTGTAAAGATTCTACTTTTGTTTTAAATTCTTCCTTATTCATATAAAACTCCTTAAAAATTTGCGGATTATAGCCAAAAGTAAATAAAATTTAATGAATCTCACACAAACATTTCAAAAGATTCTGTGTTTTGAGCAATCTTAATTTGTAGTTTGGCATTACGGATGCTAACAACTTCTTCATCTCCTGCACTTAAAATGTTTAAATCTCCCTGCGCTGTAAGCAAATTTGATAAATAACTCTTGTGCTTTTAGTATTTCTTTTGAGTTCTATTTAACTTGTTTTTTGTGTTGGATTGGCTCTGCGACAAAATCCGCTAAAGAGATTTTTCCCTCTAGCTTCTTTGCCTCTGTTTGCAGGGTGGATTTTAGTTTGGAAATCAGCTTTTCTTTGCCACCAAAATTCTCAAAAAGGTCTATTTCTCCATCTCAATTTTATCATTTTTGCAAGGTTTGATTCTGCATCTCCTGCATATCTTTTGGCAAATCCAAATCCGCAGTTTTAGCATAGTTTTTGGATTATCCTAAAGTCTATATTGCACACTTTCCCCTCTAAAACATCTACACTCAATGCCACATAAGTATCCATATATGTTTCAAGCTTTTTTAAGATTAGGATTCATACCTTAATTTATCTTAAATTTTTAATGCAAACAAGTCTTTATGATTCTAAATTTACAAGAAAGTAAGTTATAATTGCACAAAGAATCTAAAGGGAAAAAATGCAAAATTGGGTTTTAGTTTTGATTGTTTTAGTTGTTATAGTTTTAGCAGTTGCGCTGTTTATCGCATTTTTACGCGATAAATCCATCAAAAACAGAATCAAAGAAAAAGAACCTAAAGTTCCCAATGCACAAGAACTTCTAGAATTACTCAAAGACAAGAACAACAATTTAAACAAACTAGGGCAGTATTCTAATCTCGCATATACGCATTATATGCAATATATGAGTGAAATGTCTGATTTCGATTTAGAATTCATTGCGATTCTAACTTCTCACAAAAGTGTCAATGCAAAACTAATCCTAGAAGCAGAACGACATTTTAAACAGCTCAATCCTGAACGCAAAACCTTATTAGAAAAAGCTCTTAATGTAGGGCTAAAACACCGCTAATTTGTTATAATTTAAAACCTTTTGATTTCCTAAATTCAACTCTAAAAACTAAATTATTTCTTAGATAAAAATCTTAAACTCTTTTGCCGTGGAACTTTTCTAAAGATTCTTAAAATAAGCTAAATTTTTTGAAAGAAAAATATTTAAGTTTATATATATTATTTATTACAAAATATTATAAATAATTACAAAATAAGCAAGAAAATTTTATTGTTTTAAAAAAAATAAAATGATTGAATAAAATTATCTTAATTTTCGTAAAATTAAGCATTAATGCAGAATTTGAATGAGGTAAATTTTCTCATTACACACAATAAATTTTATAATATTTTATTAGGATACGAATTATTTAATTTTTTTAAGAAATTATAGATAATTATTTAATTATAATCATCAAAATTTATGTTATTAGGTTGGATAACATAAAAAATATTAATAAAGGTTAAGTTTTATGTCTTGGAAAAATTTATCACTTGGTAAAAAGTTTTTGTTGCAACAAATTGTGGTATTTATCGCAATTATGATTCCTTTTATGCTGTTCATTGATTCAATAATGACCTCTCATACCAATAAACAACTTGAGTTGAGATTAAGCCAAATTGACCGCGTTGTGAATGAAAACTTCCATCTCTTTGCAAATCAAATATTAGAAGAGGCAAAAAAATCTTTTAATCTCCTTGAAACAATTTTACAGAGATACAAAGGAGAGAAAGTTGCAAACTCTTATGTTCGCCAAAATTATGTTACTATAGAGGGTAAATCTATCCCGAATCTCTACTATAATGGAAATGATTTATCTCGTGCAATAGAGATAGTAGATTATTTTACAAATCTCACTTCCAATGTTGCAACTATTTTTGTTAAGGACGATGAGGGAGATTTCACACGACTTGCGACCTCTTTAAGAGACCTTGAGGGGAATCGCGTGCTAGGCACACAACTTGGTAAATCTCACCCTGCATTTGAAAAACTTAACCAAAAGCAAACCTTTATAGGTAGAATTAAACTTTTTGGTAAAAACTATATGAGCATCTATTCCCCTATTATAGATAGCACGGATTCTGTTATCGGCGCACTCTTTATTGCGCACGATTTAACTGGTGTTTATAAAGGAATCCAAGAAACTTTAAGCGAGATTTCTATAGGCGAACATGGAAAAATCATTATGATTGACCCCATCTATGATGAGTTTGTTTTAGGCGCACCAAGCCAAGCCAAACCAAGTAGTTTAGAGAGATTCAAGAATCTGCCCAAAGGAGGATTTATCAATTACACCTACAATGACAAAGATTACCAAACTTATAGCGGATTTAATTCCAACTTTGAAATCTATATCCTTACAGAAGCCTTACTAGAAGATTTCAAAGAAGCTAATCACACAATAGAACGCATTATCCTTATTGGAATTCTCGTAATGCTTGTAGTTATTTTGGTTATTTCTCTTGTGGCAATTCGGTATGGAATCCTCAACAGATTGCAAGTGCTTACCAAAACGATTCTCAATTTCTTAGATTATATTAACCACGAAAATGACCAAATGCCCCCGCTTTGCAAAAGCAAAAATGGAGATGAAATAGGACAAATCGCCAATAAACTAGATAAATCTATGCAACGCATTGAAAAAGGTATCCAACAAGACAATGAGGCAATTGAGGATTCTGTCTTAGTAGCAGAAAGCATTAAAAAAGGCTATTTGAATCACAAAATTACCAAAGAACCTTATGACCCAAGTCTTGTGGTGCTTAAAAATGTCATTAATGACGCTTTGACGCAAATTGCAACAATGGTAGGAAGTGGTATTGAACTGCTTAAAACCTACGCACAAGAGGATTTCAGAAAAAAATGTGAGATAGAAAATATTGAGGGAGATATTCTAAGTCTTTATGAATCTATCAATCTTTTGCAAAAAAACTCCGTCTCCACAATAGAAAAACGTATGCAAACTGCACAAAGTCTCGCTGGAATCTCTAGCAATATCACAAAGTCCGTAGATGAACTACAGCACGGAGCAACAGGACAAGCAACAAGCATTAATCAAACAGCAGCTTCTATTGAACAAATCAATGCGACTATCCAAAATGTCAGCGACAAAACCGCGGAGGTTACAAAACAGGCAGAAGATATTAAAAGTATCGTGAGCGTGATTAAGGATATTGCAGACCAAACCAATTTGCTTGCTCTTAATGCAGCCATTGAAGCCGCAAGAGCGGGAGAACACGGACGAGGATTCGCAGTCGTTGCCGATGAGGTGCGAAAACTCGCAGAGAGAACCACTAAATCCTTAAGTGAGATTGAGGCAAATACAAATATTCTCGTGCAGTCTATTAATGATGTTTCTAGCTCTATCAAAGAGCAAGTTGCGGATATTTCGCATATCAATGACGCCGTTAGCGAACTAGAACAAGTTACAGAATCTAATGTCCATATTGCCAACCATTCACAAGAAATTAGCCAAACCTTAAGCTCCCTTTCTAGCGCAATTAATGAGGATATAAAAAAGAAAAAATATTAAAATGTAGAATCTCTTTTAGATTCTACAACCCACCAAAAAACTCCACTACCGCTTCACGCATTTAAACAAGTAATTTATAAAAATTTTAGAATTTTGTGCTAAGATTATTTGTTAATTTTTAATACTTAGGGGTAGAGATGAAAAGCAGTATTTTTGAGTTAGTAGAAAATTGGACAAATAACGAAGTAGTCGCAATTTCAGACGCTATTGAACTGAT from Helicobacter ganmani carries:
- a CDS encoding TerC/Alx family metal homeostasis membrane protein — translated: MDYLGFPLHTIAVFTIFVIIALCIDFLGHKDKTTNLKSASIWSIFWVFISILFGLFVYYEHGKEMASLFFAGYILEKSLSVDNLFVIMAIFSWFKIPQEYRHRVLYFGIIGAITFRLIFVAIGSSLFLLASWVQLVFGAIILWTAFAMLGKSNNNEEIEDYSNHLAYKLVYKYFSVFPKIVGHHFFISRKTLALKLQENPNIKFSDKGSIIATPLLLCLCVIEVSDIMFAFDSVPAVIAISQEPLIIYSAMIFAILGLRALYFVLEALKQYLIYLEKAVIVLLFFIAIKILCNALYHMFGVGFEIPPLVSLYVIAFILSAGITLSILFSKTRE
- a CDS encoding Na/Pi cotransporter family protein; its protein translation is MVKRKKELQNLKRYSLIVVIILMLYFLVAFPEIAQILAGVAILLIGMMNLSTGFKSFSGGLLEKILTKSTDTRLKSIVFGVATTMLMQSSTLVSVISISFLSASLITLAQGIGIIFGANLGNSAGSWLIVGLTSINISIFAIPLIVCGTVLNFQKDKVFKGIGLIFVGLGFFFLGVDYIKGGFESYKEIMDLSRFNFDGFKGVVIFVGLGALMTGIVQSSHATLAIIISALVSGQIGFENALAATLGTSVGGVVTAVIASLSANIEGKKLAIANCIFNFSIAIIVIAFFPYFVNLVNITAGFLGLSEDNVALKTALFHTLFNLVGVIFISLFIRQIVYFLDKTIKAPRDREMDAPLYLDENLIEYPDTAIDALQKESMHLYNNAYAMIAHTIGFNRSDIRGKESFDTIVKTKKWFSGNVDLDYLYKRKIKVLFDAIMEFSTKAQRYVEDEDKNQRIYSFKLAIRNIAEATKNLKLIQANMKVYSVSSNPYLAGQYNAMRKDLGELLRSIEELKLMKDESAYVILKQIRATKDMPKEFDRNIMKDVENLIAEEKISATNATSILNDSSFIADIAMSLMEAVEVIFTKEEWLETAEESETEQN
- a CDS encoding NAD(P)/FAD-dependent oxidoreductase, whose protein sequence is MGQEAKRILIIGGGYGGLKVALGLQRKYQGNAKITLISKHDYHYQTTLLHKVAIGTLSARKARIYYRKILNPQKVEFIKDKITRLCPTENKVIGNGGEYPYDILVIGLGFKPDNFGIAGVDKYAYKLSSLNAALKLTKNIENKFKEFVHTKNPKDLQIIVCGTGFTGIEFAAELATQLEELCLICGIDRQIPKVTCIGRSPHILPVFNENLIQTAESKLKALGVEILSSATIKEIKEGKVIVEKEGQKQEIYGNTIIWSAGVKGSDIVEKSEILNKKGRIKVNPQLQCEEFPNIYVVGDCAIATDKDAIHAPTAQLSAQMGDYLAELLCAKLENKLFAPSFKFNHRGTVCSIGHTDGVGIVYHKNVKGEMAAFMKNTIENKWLYSIGGMDMVLKKGQFRYRTSN
- a CDS encoding lipopolysaccharide core heptose(II) kinase RfaY, with the translated sequence MLRRRKNQKNLVWAEVLESYIIYKYIERTQLSNFWDITPYLKEISNLIVKLHSYGLASNDIWSENFILDSKERLKIIDLSDNGFLSICQANDWLALKRFYGIEAENKSIFYYLISWRNAFRSYLRKLRGKEA
- a CDS encoding tetrahydrodipicolinate N-succinyltransferase N-terminal domain-containing protein is translated as MNKEEFKTKVESLQSVPHYKEPLGFGVCYADVGVMSGKVLQATYPVLNWGENFGAYAILESLREECEVLEECESELVLGITEGFIIAALASFGGYIAETQESPNTHKNVSVLLELQRALQEGRIYTESGDFRYRFCAIYQDAQCKSVESAYLKLLALSLGKAPLRSLQLDGIFGLLSNVAWSGNVPFELEWLRENEIPLKMRGEFPAIDFVDKFPRYLMQVIPQYDNIRLLDTAKTRFGAYLGKGGYTQMPGASYVNFNAGAMGACMNEGRISSSVVVGEGSDVGGGASILGVLSGGNSEPISIGKNCLLGVNSSTGISLGDGCIVDGGIAVLAGTIFKIELEEARKIAEINPNFEIKESGIYKGRDLSGKNGVHFRQDSKSGAMIAFRSNRKIELNAALH
- a CDS encoding methyl-accepting chemotaxis protein encodes the protein MQTAQSLAGISSNITKSVDELQHGATGQATSINQTAASIEQINATIQNVSDKTAEVTKQAEDIKSIVSVIKDIADQTNLLALNAAIEAARAGEHGRGFAVVADEVRKLAERTTKSLSEIEANTNILVQSINDVSSSIKEQVADISHINDAVSELEQVTESNVHIANHSQEISQTLSSLSSAINEDIKKKKY